In Marinibacterium anthonyi, the DNA window TGACGGCGGCGGTCTGCGTGGTGGCCATCGGCACTGTCGTGGGGCTGATCGCGGGCTATTTCCGCGGTTGGGTCGACACCGCGCTGATGCGGCTGGCCGACGTCGCGCTTGGCGTGCCGTTCCTGCCGTTCGTCATCGTCCTGGCGGCCTTCCTGGATCCCAGCCAGTGGAACGTGGTGATCGGCATCGCGCTGCTGCTGTGGCCCAATTCGGCGCGCGTCATCCGTGCCCAGGTCATGTCGCTGCGCGAACGCGCCTTTGTCGAAGCGGCCCGCGTCACCGGCGCCGGCCCCTGGCGGATCCTGTTCGTGCATATCGCGCCGAACGTGCTGGCGCTGTCGTTCCTTTATGCGTCCGTCGCGGTGGGCTGGGCGATCCTGACCGAAGCGTCGATCAGCTTCCTGGGGTTCGGGCCGTCGGACACCGTGTCCTGGGGCTACATGCTGCAGGACGCCTATGCCAGCCAGGCCCTGGGCCGGGGCCAGTTCTATTGGTTCGTGCCCCCGGGGCTGTGCATCATCGCCATCGTCGTCGCCGGCTTCTTCATCAGCCGTGGCTACGAAGAAGTCCTGTTCCCGAAGCTGAAGGCCTGATCCATGACCCTCTTGTCTGTCGAGAACCTGTCGATCGAATACGTCACCCCGCGCGGCACCGTGCGTGCCGTCGACGGGATCAGCTTCAAGGTGCCGCGCGGCCAGGTCATCGGCGTGGTCGGTGAATCCGGCTGCGGCAAGACCACCGCCGTGCGCGCGATCACCGGGGTCATGCCTTCGGTCGCCCGCGTCGGCGGCGGCGCCATCCGCTTCAAGGGCGAAGACATCGTGTCCGTGTCCAAGCAGCGCCTGCGCGAATTGCAGTGGCGCCAGATCTCGTACGTGCCGCAATCGGCGATGAATGCGCTGGACCCGGTCTGGAAGGTCGGCAAGCAGATCGAGGAAGTGCTGATCAAGCGCGGCGGCTACACCTGGCGCGATGCCCGCAGGCGCGCCGCCGAACTGTTCGACATGGTCGGGCTCGAGGCCAAGCGGCTGAGGGATTACCCGCACCAGTTCTCGGGGGGGATGCGCCAGCGGGCGTCGATAGCGCTGGCGCTGGCGCTGGATCCGGACCTGGTGATCGCGGATGAACCGGTGACCGCGCTGGACGTGGTCATCCAGCGCCAGGTGCTGGACACGCTGAACCGGCTGCAATCGGAACTGCACCTGTCGGTGCTGCTGGTCACGCACGACATATCCGTTGTGGCCTATGTCTGCGATTACGTCGTCGTCATGTACGCCGGCCAGATCGTCGAACAGGGCCCCGTGCAGGAGGTCCTGAACCGCCCCAGCCATCCCTACACGATCGGCCTTTACAACGCCTTCCCAGAACTGTCGGGCGACGATCATGAACTTTCCCCCATCGAAGGCACGCCGCCCGACCTGCTGAACCCGCCCGATGGCTGCCGGTTCCGCGCGCGCTGTCCCTTTGCGACCACGGGCTGCGAACAGGCCCAGCCGGTGATCGCCGTGGGCGATACGCACCAGGCGTTGTGTCACCGCGCGCCCGAGGCGGAAGCCCTGCGCGAGGCGGCCCGCCATACCTCGACCTGGACCGGAGTGGCCGCCGAATGAGCGCAACAGACATCAATCCCGCCCTCAATTCTTCCGCCACGCCGCTGATCGACGTGCAGGGCGTGTCGCGCCGGTTCGAATTGAACCGGTCGATGGGCGATATCATCCGGGGCCGCTATCCCACGGTCGACGCGGTGTCCGACGTCAGCCTGACGCTGCACCGGGGCGAAGCCGTTGGCATCGTGGGGGAATCCGGCTGCGGGAAATCCACGCTGGGGCGGATCCTGGTGAAACTGATCCCGCCGTCGGGCGGGCAGGTGGTGTTCGACGGCGAACCGATCGAAGGCATGGACCGCAAGCGCGAACTGGCCTTCCGCCGCCGCGCGCAGCTGGTGTTCCAGAACCCGTTCGATGCGCTGAACGCCCATTTCACCATCCGCCGCAGCCTGTATGAACCGCTGCACAACGCCAAGATCCCGGTCGGCGAACATGACGAGCGCGTGGCCGAAGCGATCCGCATGGTGCATCTGCCGTCCGCCGACCACATCCTTGACAGCTATCCGCACCAATTGTCGGGCGGCCAGCTGCAGCGGATCGTGCTGGCCCGCGCGCTGGTGCTGCGGCCCGAATTCATCGTGGCGGACGAACCGGTGTCCATGCTGGACGTGTCGGTGCGGGCCGGCATCCTGAACGTCTTCCGCCAGATCCAGCGCGACATGGGCCTGGCGGCGGTGTTCATCAGCCACGACCTGGCGCTGGTGCGCTATGTCTGCGAACGCACGATCACGATGTACCTGGGCACCGTCGTCGAAGACGGCCCGACCATGGACGTGATCGCCCACCCCCTGCACCCCTATACCCGCGCGCTGGTCGCCGCCGTTCCGGTGCCCAACGTGGACCAATCCCACGATCCGCTGCCGATCAAGGGCGGCATCCCCGACGCGCGCAACCCGCCGTCCGGCTGCCGGTTCCGCGACCGCTGCCCGCTGGCGCAGGACCGCTGCGCCCGGGAACGCCCCGCGCTGCGCGAGGTGCGGTCGGCCCACAAGGTCGCCTGCCACTTCGTGGATTGACGTCGATGACGGCACCCCGGCAGATCCATCTTGGCGTGTCGATGATCGGGTACGGCTATCACCTGGCGGGGTGGCGGCACCCTGACGTCGAGACCACGAGCATGAGCCTGGACCATTACGTGCGCGTCCTGCAGACGGCCGAACGCGGGCTTTTCGACATGGGGTTCCTGGCCGACGGTGTGGGCATCCGCTTTTCGGACGAACCGTCGGGCGCGCTGTCACGGTCCGGCGGCCATACCCATTTCGAACCGCTCACGCTGCTCTCGGCGCTGTCGATGGTCACGCGGAACATCGGGCTCGTCGCCACCGCCTCGACCACCTACAACGAACCCTACCACGTCGCCCGCAAGTTCGCCTCGCTCGATCATCTTTCGGGGGGGCGCGCGGGGTGGAACGTGGTGACCTCCGCCACCGACCTCGAGGCGCGCAACTTCGGTCGCGACAGCGCGCTGGAGTCCGCGAAACGCTATGACCGGGCGGCGGAATTCGTCGAGGTGGTGCGCGGGCTCTGGGACAGCTGGGAGGACGACGCCTTTGTCCGCGACAAGGACAGCGGCGTCTATTTCGATCCGGCCAAGGCGTATATCCTCGATCACAAGGGGCCGCATTTCCAGGTCAAGGGACCGCTGAACGCCACACGGTCCCCGCAGGGCCATCCGGTGATCGTCCAGGCCGGCGCGAGCGACCAGGGCAGGGAACTGGCCGCCGCAACCGCCGACGTGGTCTATGCGGCCTCGCCCGTGATGGAACACGCCCAGGCCTATTACGCCGATGTAAAGGGCCGGATGGCGCGCTATGGCCGACACCCGGACGAGCTGAAGATCATGCCGGGCTTCATGGCCGTGCCGGGGGCCAGCCGGGCCGAGGCCGAGGAACACTACGAGCAGCTACAGGAGCTGGTCCACCCTTTGGTGGGACTGGGCGCATTGTCCAGCTTCGTGGGCGATCTGTCGGGCCACCCGCTGGACGGGCCGCTGCCCGACGAGATGCCCAACACGCGCATGTCCAGCCGGGGAAAGATCTTTGTCGATATCGCCCGGTCCAGGGGGCTGACGATCCGCGAGCTGTACCTGTCGATCGCCGGCGGCAACGGCCATTACCGTCTGATCGGCACGCCCAAGGACATCGTCGACGAAATGCAGGCCTGGGTCGAGGCGGGCGCCGCCGATGGCTTCAACATCCTGCCCACGCATCTGCCCGCAGGCCTTGGGGACGTGGTCGACCAGGTCGTCCCCGAACTTCAGCGCCGGGGGCTCTATCGAACCGAATACCGGGGCGGGACCCTGCGCGAGAACCTTGGGCTGAAACGCCCCGACAACCGTCTGGCCGCCCGGCGCGCGGCCGTTGCCAATGCAGCCGCAGACAGCGGCGTCTGAAACAGATCAAGATACCGAAAGGCATGAACCCATGACGAAACAGCTTAAACTCGGGGCCTTCTTCTCCTCCGGCCACCCCGCCGGCTGGCGCCTGCCCGAAGCCTTCCCCGAAACCGACATGTCCTTCCCCAATTACGTGCACATGGCCCAGACCGCCGAACGCGGCAAGCTGGACTGCATCTTCTTCCAGGACACCGTGGGCGTCGTGGGCGGCATCAAGGAAAACGCCACCCCCACCAAGTGCCGCATCGTCTGGCCGGAACCGGCCACGCTGATCGCCTCGCTGGCGGCCGTGACCAAGAACATCGGACTCGTGTCCACCGCCACCACCACCTATTCCGAACCCTACACCATCGCCCGCCGCTTCGGGTCGATCGATTGCATTTCGGGCGGGCGCGCGGGCTGGAACGTGGTGACCTCGCAGGTGGAACTGGAGGCGATGAACTTCGGCCAGGACAGCCACATGGAACACGGCGCCCGCTACGAGAAGGCCGAGGAATTCGTCGACATCTGCTTCGGCCTCTGGGACAGCTTCGAGGACGGCGCCTTCCTGCGCGACAAGGAAAGCGGCGTCTTCTACGACCCCTCGCTGGCGCACGAGCTGAACCACGAAGGCAAGTACTTCAAGGTCAAGGGCCCGCTGAACCTGCCGCGCACGCCGCAGGGGCGGCCGGTGATCGCGCAGGCCGGATCGTCGGAGGTCGGTATCAACTTCGCCGCCCGCTGCGCCGACATGATCTTTACCGCGCAAAGCAACATCCCCGACGCGCAGGCGTTCTACCGCCAGGTCAAGGGCAAGGTGGCGTCCTTCGGGCGCAACCCCGATCACGTCAAGATCATGCCGGGCCTGATGCCGATCCTCGGCGCCACCCGCGCAGAGGCGCAGGAGACCTATGACAAGCTGATCTCGATGACCTCGGACGAGGTGTCGATCCGGTCGCTGAACCATTATTCCGGCGGCATCGACCTGACCAAGCTGGACCCGGACATGAAGCTGCCCGAGCTGCCCGTGGCCAACACCGCCAAGGCGCGGCAGGCGCAGGTGGTGGCCAAGGCCAGGGAAATGGACTGGTCGATCCGTCAGACCGCCCAGTTCGTCGCCGTGGCGCAGGGGCACCACACGGTCGTGGGCGATGCGTCCGACATCGCCGACCTGATGCAGGAGTGGATCGAGGCCGAGGCCTGCGACGGCTTCATGCTGATGTCGCCCTTCTACCCGGTGCCGCTGGAACGCATCGTGGATCACCTGGTGCCGGAACTGCAGCGCCGGGGCCTGTTCCGCACCGAATACACCGGCACGACGCTGCGCGACAACCTGGGCATCCCGGTACCCGAGAACCGCTATACCGTCGCCGCGCAGGCCAAGGCGTCCTGATCCGGGCCGCCGCCTGGCGATGCAGGGTCCGATCCTGGGTCCAATCCTGGGTCCAATTCTGGGGCCGCTCCGATCCGTCGGGGCGGCCTTTTTCATGGGCACCCCACCTTGACGTGACGCCGGTCCGACCCGACGGTGGCGCGCAACGCGGCAATGAAAGGCGAGACGCGGTGCCCCGGACCCTGTTGATGAACCCCAATTCGAACGCGGTCACGACCCGCGCCATGGTCGCCATTGCCGCGCGCGTGCTGCCCGGCATCGACGGCTGGACCGCGCCGTCGGGGCCGTCGATGATCGTGACCGAAGCGGCTCTGTCAGACGCCGCGACGCTGGTGGCCGGGGCGGATCTGCCCGCGCTGGACGGCGTGATCGTGTCCGCCTTCGGGGATCCCGGGCGCGACGGTCTGGCGGCGCGGCTGGGGTGTCCGGTCGTGGGCATCGGCGCGGCCTCGGCGCGGGCGGCCGGCGCGGACGGACGCCGGTTCGCAGTGGTGACGACGACGCCGGGGCTGGAACAGGCGATCGACAGGCTGATGCGGGCGCATGCGGCGGCGGGCCGCTACATCGGCTGTCATTTTGCCGACGGCGACGCGCTGGCCCTGATGCAGGACCCTGGTGCCCTGGATGACGCGCTGCTGCAGGCGATCCACCGCGCGCAGGCGGATGGGGCGCAGGCCGCGATCATCGGTGGCGGCCCGCTGGGCGAGGCGGCGGAGCGTCTGGTCGGGCAATCGCCCCTGCCGCTGGTGGCGCCGATCACGGCGGCGGCGACGGAGCTGTCCCATAAGCTTGCCGCGACCGCGTGAACGTGCGTTCTAGACCAGCGAACAGGCGACGTCGCCCAGCCCCTCGATCCGGCCCGCCACCTGCGTGCCGGCTGGGAAATACTCCAACCCCGAAAGCGATCCGGTGATCAGGAATTGCCCTTCCCGCAACCCGCCGCAATGGCTGCGGGCAAGGGTCCAGAGCATGTCCAGCGTGGCCAGCGCCGAACCGCCGGGGATCTGACGCGCACCGTCGATGACCTGCCGGTCGCCGCAGGTCAGGCTGGCCGTGACGGTGGTGAAATCCGCGCCCGTCCACCCCTCCATCTTCGCCCCGATGACCAGGCCGTCGTTGAAGATGCCGTCGGCCAGCTTCTTCATCGGATCCTCGGACACGCCGTCCAGCCGCATGTCCACCAGTTCCAGCAGCACGCAGGGCCGCACCCAGGACGCCGGATCGCGCAGCGGGTCGGCGTCGGGCACGGCCAGCACCTCGAATCCCACCTCCAGCTCGATCCCCATCCGGTCGCGCACCGGCACATCCGCGCCATTGGCCCGGATCCGCGCCGCGCCGATCGGCGCGATCACGTCCGGCCCGTCGGCCCGCCGCGCGCCCTTGAAGCCGCCGACGGGGCCCAGCTGCGCCTGAACGAGGCTCTGGATCGCCAGCGCCTCGGCGTGGGTGGGGGCGGGCAGGGCGGTGCCGTCGGCGCGCAGCCCCGAGCGATGCGCCTCGATCAGGGCCGTAGCGAAACGTTCCGTGGTGTTCATGTCCAAAGTCCTGTCCTGTTCCGGCGCACCCTTTCTGCATGGGCAAGGCTTTGCAAGACCGGCGGTTCGTCAAACAGGCGGCCGCCGGGATCAGGCAGGCCGGACCGGCGGGACCGTCCGGTCTTCGGGCGCCCGGATCAGGTGAATTCGAAGAACACCGGCTGGTGGTCCGACCCCTGCGCCTCCATGTCGACCCAGGCCTTCGTGACCCGTCGGGCCAGGTCGTGGGTGGCAAAGCAATGGTCGATCCGCGCCGACCCGCCCGCATGCACGATGGTCACGCCTTCGTCCTCGCCGTGGCCGGCGGATACCCAGGCATCGGCCAGCCCGTGGGCTTCGTGCACCCGGCCGTATTGGGGCGATATCGCCCCCAGCATCAGGTCGTATTCCGCGCTGTCGGGGGCAAAGTTGCAATCGCCCATCAGGATCACGGGGCCGGGCATCGGCGGTTCCGGTCGGTCGAACCAGCCATCGTCGAACGGCCCGCCCCAGCTGGCGCCGTGACGCGGCCCGTTCAGCAGCACGTCCTTGGCGTATGCCACCTGCGGCAGCCGGGTCGACGGCCCGATATGGTCGAAATGGACCGACGCGAAGCGGATGGGGCCGAGGGGCGTGTCGATCACCGCCTCGATCATTGCGCGGCGGGAATGGACAAGGCCCTGCAGCGCCGTCTTGGGCAGCGGATGGTTGGTGACCGACAGCAAGGGCCAGCGCGACAGGATCATGTTGCCGAACTGGCGGCGCTTGTTGATGACCCGGCCGTCCACCACCTTGGAGGCATCCGCATCGATCCCCGGCCCGAACGACCAGTACATGTGCGGCAGGCGCGCGGCGATCTCCATCGCCTGGTTCACGTCGCCGCTGCGGGCGACGTGGGTTTCGACCTCCTGCAAGGCGATCAGGTCGGCATCGCGCAATTCGGCGACGATGCGGTCGATGTCGTATTGCCCGTCTTTTCCCTTGCAATACTGGATGTTGTAGGTGGCGCACAGCATGTTGGTCATGTCCTTGAGGTCAGAGAGTATGGTCGAGCCGGTCGCGCAGGCCGTCGCCCAGAAGGCTGATCGCCAGCGCGGTCAGGAAGATGATCGCGGCCGGCAACGCGGCCAGCCACCAGTGCAGCACCATGTGCCCGCGGCTTTCGTTCAGCATCAGGCCAAGGGACGTCATCGGCGGCTGGATGCCCAGGCCAACAAAGCTCAGGCCCGCCTCCAGCAGGATGGTTTCGGGCAGGTTGATGGTGAACTGCACGGCGATGGCGCCGGCGATGTTGGGCGCCAGGTGGACAAGGTTCACCCGCCAGTCGCGCAGCCCCATGGCGCGGGCGGCGCGGGCGTAGCCACGGGTGTTGGCGTCCAGCACCAGCCCCCGGGCAAGGCGGGCGTAGCGTTCCCACCCCTGGAAGCCCAGCAGCAGGACGAACAGCGTCAGGTCATTGCCGAAGAAGGCGATGACCAGCAGGGCGAATATGATGAAGGGCAGCGCCGATTGCGCGTCGACCAGCGCCATCACCGCGTCCTCGAACCAGCCTCGCCATTGCGCGGCCAGCACGCCCAGTACGGTGCCCAGAACCGCACCGATCACCGTGCCCGCCAGCGCCACGATGGCCGAAATGCGGATCGCGTAGATCAGCCGCGACAGCACGTCCCGGCCCAGGTGATCGGCACCCAGGAGGTGGTCGGGCGACCCGCCCAGGAAGACCGGGGGCGACAGGCGCGCCAGCAGGTCCTGCTGGGCATAGCCATAGGGCGCAAGCAGCGGTGCAAACAGCGCCACAAGGCACATCGCCCCCAGCCAGCCGACCGCAAGGATCAGCCCGACGGGGCGGCGCCTAGCGGCGCGAGAGGCGAAGCTGGGGGTTGAGAAGGACATAAGCCATATCCACAAGGAAATTCGCGATGATCATTGCGCCCGAGAACAGCAGCACCAGCGCCTGCACCACGGCCAGGTCGCGCGCGGTGATCGCGTCGATCAGCAGCCGGCCGATCCCGGGCCAGGCAAAGATCCATTCGACGATGATCGACCCGCCCACCAGCCCGCCGGCGATGAAGCCCATGACGGTGACCAGCGGGATCGCCGCGTTGGGCAGGATGTCGCGCCGGATCACCGCGCGCATCGGCCAGCCCTGGGCGCGGGCGGCCAGCACGTGGGGCAGGCCCATGACCTCCAGCGCGGCGGCCCGGGCATAGCGCGCGATGATCGCCGCGTTGGCGGTGGCCAGCGTCAGCAGTGGCAGGACCAGGTGGGCGGGCGTGCCATGGCCCGACGACGGCAGCAGGCGGAATTCGACGGCACAGACCCAGATCAGCGCGACGCCCAGCACGTAGGAGGGCATCGCGTAGCTGGCGACGGCACAGGACATGACCAGCCGGTCCAGCCAGCGGCCCTGCCGGAAGGCGGCAAAGATCCCGGCGGGCAGGCCGATCACCAGCATCACCACAAAGGACAGCCCCATCAGCAGCAACGTGGCGGGCAGCCGTTCGGCGATGATCCCCGCCACCGGCCGTCCGTCCGAGAACGACGTCCCGAGACGGCCTTGCAAGAGGCCGGAGAGGTAGGTGGCGTATTGCGACAGCAACGGCTGATCGAGGCCCCAGAGACGGCGGTAATATTCGATGATTTCGGGCGGGGTGGTTTCCGGGGAAAATTGCGACAGCACCGGGTCGCCGGTCACCCGCAGCACGAAGAAGGTGACGGTGATGACGATCCAGGCGGTGATCACGGCGCGCAGCAGGCGGGACAGCAGGATGTCCGGCATCAGGCCGTTTCCCTTGCGGGCGCCGGCACCTGGACCGACCCGGCCGGCAACACGTGGCACGAGACCTGGCGTCCGTCATGTGTCCTGCGCGGCGGCGGGGCCGTGTCGCGACACCGGGCCATGGCCAGCGGGCAGCGGGGGTGGAACCGGCAGCCCGTCGGCGGGGCCGAGATATCAGGCGGCGCGCCGGTCAGGCGGGGGCGGCGGGGGCTCTGCGGCGCGGTGCCTAGCAGCGCGCCGATCAGGGCCTGGGAATAGGGGTGCAGGGGGGTGTGAAAGACCGCGTCGGCGGGGCCGATCTCGACGATTTCCCCCAGGTAGATCACCGCGATCCGGTCGCTGACATACCGCACCACCCGCAGGTCGTGCGAAATGAAGACGCCGGTCAGGGTCAGCCGTTGCCGCAGATCGGCCAACAGGTTCAGCACCTGCGCCTGGATCGACACATCCAGCGCCGAGACCGGTTCGTCGAAGACGGTAAAGAGCGGGTCCACCGACAAGGCGCGCGCGATGACCACGCGCTGGCGCTGGCCGCCCGACAGCTGATGCGGATAACGCGCTGCATGCGCGCCGGAAAGGCCGACCACCTCCAGCCACTCCAGCGCGCTGGTCTGCGGGGCGTCGGAAATGGCATGCGCGCGGATGCCCTCGGCGATCTGGTAGCCGATCTTCAGGCGCGGGTTCAGGGCCGACATCGGGTCCTGGAAGACGTATTGCAGGCGCGACCGCGACTGGCGAAAGGCGCGGCGGGACGTCGGGGCGGGGTCTTCTCCGGCCACCGTTATGGTGCCGGTGGTCGGCCGGTAGAGCCCGGCCAGAAGGCGGCCCAGGGTGGACTTGCCGCAGCCGGATTCACCGACAAGGCCCAGCATCTCGCCCTGACCGACGCGAAAGGAGAGGTCGTTGAGGATCTGCAGGCCCGGCCGCCGGAACAGGCCTTTGCCGGAGGGGGCGGAAAAGGACAAGGCGTCGACGTTGACCAGGGGGCGCAGGGACGTGATGTCGGGCGTCATGCGGGCTCCGGGGCGACGCCCAGATGGCACAGGGTTTCGTGCGCGCCCCGGCTGTGCATCGGGGGCCGCGTGGTCCGGCAGACGTCCGCCGCCAGGTGACAGCGCGGGGCCAGGGCGCAGGCCGATTGTCCGGTGGCGCCAAAGGCCGGGGGCTGGCCCGGCAGCGGGGTCAGCGGCGCGCGGCCATGTTCGGGCGGGATCGAGCCCAGCAGCGCGCGGGTATAGGGATGGGCGGGGGCGGCGAACAGCCGCGCGACGGGGGCGCGTTCGACGATGCGGCCAGCGTACATGACGGCGACCTCGCTGGCCATCCGGGCGATCACGCCGAAATCGTGGCTGACGATCAGCAGGGCCATGCCGGTGTCGCGGCAGAGGTCCTTCAGCAGGTCCAGGATTTCCAGCTGGGTCGTCACGTCCAGCGCGGTGGTCGGTTCATCGGCGATCAGCAGGGCCGGATTGCCCGCCAATGCGCCCGCGATCAGCACGCGCTGGTTCTGCCCGCCCGACAGCTCATGCGGATAGCTGCGCATCCGCCGCACCGCGCCGGGGATGCCCACGGCTTCCAGCAGGCGGATCGCCTCGGCCTCGGCCGCCCGCCCGGTCAGCCCCCGGTGCAGGCGCAGCAGCCCGGTCAGGAACCGCCCGATCCGGCGCATCGGGTTGAGCGAGGCGAAGGGATCCTGAAACACCATCGCGGCCCGCTTGCCGCGCGCCGTGGCGATCGCGCCTTCGTGCCCGTCGAACCGCACGGTCCCGCCGATGCGCGCCAGTCCCGGCGGCAGCAGGTCGAGGATGGCAAGGCACGTCAGGCTCTTGCCCGACCCGCTTTCCCCGACGATGCCCAGGGTCTGACCCCGGTCCAGCCGCAGGCACAGATCCGCCACCAGCGGATCCGCCCCATGGGGCGCGATGGTCAGCCCCGAGACCTCAAGTAGGGAAGAGGCGGCGCCCGCCTCTCCCGTGGTCATTGCGAGGGTCATCCGAAGGTCAGGTTGTTCGGACGCAGATCCATCCATTCGAATGTCACCGGACGCCAGTTGATGTTCGCCCGCACGCCGTACAATTCATAGGGGCGATACAGCGGAAAGCCTGGCGCCTCGTCGTCGAAGATGTCCAGCGCGCGCTGGAAGGCCGCCGTGCGGTCGGGGCCGTCGGGCGAGGTCTTGATGGTGTCCAGCAGGCTGTTGAACTCTTCGGGCGCCTTCCAGCCGTAATTGGCCTGCACGTTCGACGTCGGCCCCCAGTCGGTGGTCAGCGGCGCAACGGG includes these proteins:
- a CDS encoding exodeoxyribonuclease III (xth) yields the protein MLCATYNIQYCKGKDGQYDIDRIVAELRDADLIALQEVETHVARSGDVNQAMEIAARLPHMYWSFGPGIDADASKVVDGRVINKRRQFGNMILSRWPLLSVTNHPLPKTALQGLVHSRRAMIEAVIDTPLGPIRFASVHFDHIGPSTRLPQVAYAKDVLLNGPRHGASWGGPFDDGWFDRPEPPMPGPVILMGDCNFAPDSAEYDLMLGAISPQYGRVHEAHGLADAWVSAGHGEDEGVTIVHAGGSARIDHCFATHDLARRVTKAWVDMEAQGSDHQPVFFEFT
- the oppF_4 gene encoding Stage 0 sporulation protein KE; amino-acid sequence: MSATDINPALNSSATPLIDVQGVSRRFELNRSMGDIIRGRYPTVDAVSDVSLTLHRGEAVGIVGESGCGKSTLGRILVKLIPPSGGQVVFDGEPIEGMDRKRELAFRRRAQLVFQNPFDALNAHFTIRRSLYEPLHNAKIPVGEHDERVAEAIRMVHLPSADHILDSYPHQLSGGQLQRIVLARALVLRPEFIVADEPVSMLDVSVRAGILNVFRQIQRDMGLAAVFISHDLALVRYVCERTITMYLGTVVEDGPTMDVIAHPLHPYTRALVAAVPVPNVDQSHDPLPIKGGIPDARNPPSGCRFRDRCPLAQDRCARERPALREVRSAHKVACHFVD
- a CDS encoding ABC-transporter permease protein, with the translated sequence MSFSTPSFASRAARRRPVGLILAVGWLGAMCLVALFAPLLAPYGYAQQDLLARLSPPVFLGGSPDHLLGADHLGRDVLSRLIYAIRISAIVALAGTVIGAVLGTVLGVLAAQWRGWFEDAVMALVDAQSALPFIIFALLVIAFFGNDLTLFVLLLGFQGWERYARLARGLVLDANTRGYARAARAMGLRDWRVNLVHLAPNIAGAIAVQFTINLPETILLEAGLSFVGLGIQPPMTSLGLMLNESRGHMVLHWWLAALPAAIIFLTALAISLLGDGLRDRLDHTL
- the oppD_7 gene encoding Stage 0 sporulation protein KD codes for the protein MTLLSVENLSIEYVTPRGTVRAVDGISFKVPRGQVIGVVGESGCGKTTAVRAITGVMPSVARVGGGAIRFKGEDIVSVSKQRLRELQWRQISYVPQSAMNALDPVWKVGKQIEEVLIKRGGYTWRDARRRAAELFDMVGLEAKRLRDYPHQFSGGMRQRASIALALALDPDLVIADEPVTALDVVIQRQVLDTLNRLQSELHLSVLLVTHDISVVAYVCDYVVVMYAGQIVEQGPVQEVLNRPSHPYTIGLYNAFPELSGDDHELSPIEGTPPDLLNPPDGCRFRARCPFATTGCEQAQPVIAVGDTHQALCHRAPEAEALREAARHTSTWTGVAAE
- a CDS encoding ABC-transporter permease protein — encoded protein: MPDILLSRLLRAVITAWIVITVTFFVLRVTGDPVLSQFSPETTPPEIIEYYRRLWGLDQPLLSQYATYLSGLLQGRLGTSFSDGRPVAGIIAERLPATLLLMGLSFVVMLVIGLPAGIFAAFRQGRWLDRLVMSCAVASYAMPSYVLGVALIWVCAVEFRLLPSSGHGTPAHLVLPLLTLATANAAIIARYARAAALEVMGLPHVLAARAQGWPMRAVIRRDILPNAAIPLVTVMGFIAGGLVGGSIIVEWIFAWPGIGRLLIDAITARDLAVVQALVLLFSGAMIIANFLVDMAYVLLNPQLRLSRR
- the ntaA_7 gene encoding Nitrilotriacetate monooxygenase component A; translated protein: MTKQLKLGAFFSSGHPAGWRLPEAFPETDMSFPNYVHMAQTAERGKLDCIFFQDTVGVVGGIKENATPTKCRIVWPEPATLIASLAAVTKNIGLVSTATTTYSEPYTIARRFGSIDCISGGRAGWNVVTSQVELEAMNFGQDSHMEHGARYEKAEEFVDICFGLWDSFEDGAFLRDKESGVFYDPSLAHELNHEGKYFKVKGPLNLPRTPQGRPVIAQAGSSEVGINFAARCADMIFTAQSNIPDAQAFYRQVKGKVASFGRNPDHVKIMPGLMPILGATRAEAQETYDKLISMTSDEVSIRSLNHYSGGIDLTKLDPDMKLPELPVANTAKARQAQVVAKAREMDWSIRQTAQFVAVAQGHHTVVGDASDIADLMQEWIEAEACDGFMLMSPFYPVPLERIVDHLVPELQRRGLFRTEYTGTTLRDNLGIPVPENRYTVAAQAKAS
- a CDS encoding ABC-transporter permease protein yields the protein MPEATDTTLAMSRPRNSVLRGVGRSLGSALTVARRDPYAAIGLAIYVAFALIAIFADHLVTHDPLEILFTKDYDLARNLPPNSEFWLGTTYSGRDIYSQLIMGTRSALIVGLTAAVCVVAIGTVVGLIAGYFRGWVDTALMRLADVALGVPFLPFVIVLAAFLDPSQWNVVIGIALLLWPNSARVIRAQVMSLRERAFVEAARVTGAGPWRILFVHIAPNVLALSFLYASVAVGWAILTEASISFLGFGPSDTVSWGYMLQDAYASQALGRGQFYWFVPPGLCIIAIVVAGFFISRGYEEVLFPKLKA
- a CDS encoding Hydantoin racemase; its protein translation is MNPNSNAVTTRAMVAIAARVLPGIDGWTAPSGPSMIVTEAALSDAATLVAGADLPALDGVIVSAFGDPGRDGLAARLGCPVVGIGAASARAAGADGRRFAVVTTTPGLEQAIDRLMRAHAAAGRYIGCHFADGDALALMQDPGALDDALLQAIHRAQADGAQAAIIGGGPLGEAAERLVGQSPLPLVAPITAAATELSHKLAATA
- the ntaA_6 gene encoding Nitrilotriacetate monooxygenase component A; its protein translation is MTAPRQIHLGVSMIGYGYHLAGWRHPDVETTSMSLDHYVRVLQTAERGLFDMGFLADGVGIRFSDEPSGALSRSGGHTHFEPLTLLSALSMVTRNIGLVATASTTYNEPYHVARKFASLDHLSGGRAGWNVVTSATDLEARNFGRDSALESAKRYDRAAEFVEVVRGLWDSWEDDAFVRDKDSGVYFDPAKAYILDHKGPHFQVKGPLNATRSPQGHPVIVQAGASDQGRELAAATADVVYAASPVMEHAQAYYADVKGRMARYGRHPDELKIMPGFMAVPGASRAEAEEHYEQLQELVHPLVGLGALSSFVGDLSGHPLDGPLPDEMPNTRMSSRGKIFVDIARSRGLTIRELYLSIAGGNGHYRLIGTPKDIVDEMQAWVEAGAADGFNILPTHLPAGLGDVVDQVVPELQRRGLYRTEYRGGTLRENLGLKRPDNRLAARRAAVANAAADSGV
- a CDS encoding 2-keto-4-pentenoate hydratase, with translation MNTTERFATALIEAHRSGLRADGTALPAPTHAEALAIQSLVQAQLGPVGGFKGARRADGPDVIAPIGAARIRANGADVPVRDRMGIELEVGFEVLAVPDADPLRDPASWVRPCVLLELVDMRLDGVSEDPMKKLADGIFNDGLVIGAKMEGWTGADFTTVTASLTCGDRQVIDGARQIPGGSALATLDMLWTLARSHCGGLREGQFLITGSLSGLEYFPAGTQVAGRIEGLGDVACSLV